Proteins encoded in a region of the Micropterus dolomieu isolate WLL.071019.BEF.003 ecotype Adirondacks linkage group LG07, ASM2129224v1, whole genome shotgun sequence genome:
- the tlr7 gene encoding toll-like receptor 8 isoform X2 — MFFPLTAICWMHLLLFLLCCHNDIQPAVCKPVWMSRQFPCDVTAYNTSKVLFDCKGRHLHKVPYGITDNATELNLSENFIKNISDNSFSNLLNLTRLNLSWANKNKALIIAANAFRNLTKLHELRLSGNCLTEIPGNLPPSVEILELHNNKILVLDNSSLAGLTNVTHLWLSRNCYMWNPCGKSVMIMDESFAALTKLQALDLSFNNLTQVPKGLPKSLCFLKLGSNKIQYISEDDFLGLQNLKVLKIQGNCPRCQNAPYPCVPCQNSSLSIHPNAFHSLTQLESLNLGGNSLELLNPSWFQRLNKLKELFLSFNFLLKAITEEATFLRYLPRLERIDISFNFALKSYPTTLNLSGEFANLVSLRTLHMEGLVFQNIGPGTLRPLYGLKNLSALNLGTNFIIYSDSNIFSNFSHLKMIYLAENRLYPIPVKSPPHPSGGYNQGMDFSISPLIKPHPKDFAYEITHSLIKQECFDSGRVLILSSNNLFFISPQQFEGYGNISCLNLSGNGFSAALNGTEFSLLPNLTYLDLSFNKIDLAYDNAFNELKKLQVLDLSYNCHYFKAFGITHNLNFTQNLPALRVLNMSYNSISTLTTKQMYSKSLTELQFKNNYLGTLWKERDGSYKTLFTNLTNLTILDISHNSIAKIPEEVYEYLPRNLTILRISHNSLTDFKWDKLKCFNQLQILDLSFNSLTNVTGINSNVTHSLTFLDLSHNHIFHLDSGFLNGAKSLKILSLSYNKLTIINQSTFQPRPENQIQTLFLHRNPFQCTCDSLDFIVWIGNSDVKIPRLTTEVTCSTPANQKHQALIYFDINQCVNDNQAFLIYILTQSFIIVFMLVATVAHLFYWDASYVLHYMKAKLKGYRSLNSPGGVYDVFVTYDTRDPHVSEWVMRNLRVKLEEEGEKHLPLCLEERDWPPGVPLVDNLTQSIRYSRKTLFVLTEGYVKTGVFKLAMYLAHQRLLDENVDVIVLLMLEPVLQHSHFLRLRRRLCGKSIVEWPRTAAAEPWFWQNLRNVVRVDNQVIYNKTYSKYFTSN; from the exons ATGTTCTTCCCCCTG ACCGCCATATGTTGGAtgcatttgctgcttttccttctgTGTTGCCATAATGACATCCAGCCTGCTGTGTGTAAACCTGTGTGGATGTCACGGCAGTTCCCTTGTGATGTCACAGCCTACAATACCTCTAAGGTGCTATTTGACTGTAAAGGGCGCCATCTGCACAAAGTACCTTATGGGATAACTGACAATGCAACTGAGCTCAACTTATCAGAAAATTTCATTAAGAATATTTCAGACAATTCATTTTCCAACCTCCTGAATCTGACTCGACTCAATCTGAGCTGGGCAAACAAGAACAAGGCACTGATCATTGCTGCGAATGCTTTCAGAAATCTGACAAAACTGCACGAACTAAGACTGTCTGGCAATTGTCTGACTGAAATTCCCGGCAATCTGCCTCCCAGTGTGGAAATCCTTGAGCTACACAATAACAAGATTTTGGTCCTGGATAACAGCAGCCTGGCTGGCTTAACAAACGTGACACATTTATGGTTATCCAGAAACTGCTACATGTGGAATCCTTGTGGGAAATCTGTTATGATTATGGACGAGAGTTTTGCAGCTTTGACCAAACTGCAGGCTCTGGACTTGTCCTTTAACAACTTAACTCAAGTTCCCAAAGGGTTACCTAAATCATTATGCTTTTTAAAACTGGGTTCcaacaaaatacaatacatatCTGAAGATGATTTCCTGGGGCTACAAAATCTAAAAGTCCTAAAAATACAAGGGAACTGTCCAAGATGTCAAAATGCTCCATATCCCTGTGTTCCTTGCCAAAACAGTTCTCTCAGCATCCATCCCAATGCATTTCACAGTCTAACACAGCTCGAGTCACTGAACCTGGGAGGAAACTCATTGGAGCTACTAAATCCCTCGTGGTTTCAGAGGCTTAACAAGCTGAAAGAGTTGTTCCTGTCATTTAATTTCTTATTAAAAGCAATTACTGAGGAGGCAACATTTCTAAGATACCTTCCCAGGCTAGAAAGAATTGATATCTCTTTCAATTTTGCTCTCAAGTCATATCCTACAACATTAAATCTTTCAGGAGAGTTTGCAAATCTTGTGTCACTTAGAACTTTGCATATGGAAGGTTTGGTCTTCCAGAATATTGGACCAGGCACACTCAGACCTCTGTATGGGCTCAAAAATCTGTCTGCATTGAATTTAGGGACTAACTTCATAATTTACTCTGATTCCAACATATTCAGCAATTTCTCCCACCTGAAAATGATATACCTAGCAGAAAACAGGCTCTATCCCATTCCAGTGAAAAGTCCCCCACATCCAAGTGGGGGATACAATCAGGGGATGGACTTTTCTATTTCACCGCTCATAAAACCTCATCCAAAAGATTTTGCTTATGAGATAACACACAGCCTTATCAAGCAAGAGTGCTTTGACTCTGGACGAGTGCTAATCCTTAGCTCAAATAATCTGTTCTTCATTTCTCCACAGCAATTTGAGGGTTATGGAAATATTTCATGTCTCAACCTCTCAGGAAATGGATTTTCAGCTGCGCTTAATGGAACAGAGTTCTCCTTGCTGCCTAATCTGACATACCTGGATCTGTCATTCAATAAGATTGATCTGGCCTATGACAACGCCTTCAATGAACTAAAGAAACTACAAGTACTAGACCTTAGTTACAACTGCCACTACTTTAAAGCGTTTGGGATAACGCATAATTTGAATTTTACCCAAAATCTGCCTGCCCTGAGAGTGCTGAACATGAGTTATAACTCCATTTCCACATTAACGACAAAACAGATGTACAGCAAATCATTAACCGAACTTCAGTTTAAGAATAATTATCTTGGGACTCTTTGGAAAGAAAGAGATGGCTCGTACAAGACCCTTTTTACTAATCTAACTAATTTGACAATTTTAGATATATCCCACAACAGCATTGCAAAGATTCCAGAGGAGGTTTATGAATATTTGCCGCGCAACCTCACCATACTACGCATAAGTCACAACTCACTTACGGATTTTAAATGGGACAAACTAAAGTGTTtcaatcaacttcaaattttggACCTAAGCTTTAATTCTTTAACTAATGTGACAGGTATAAACTCAAATGTCACCCACAGTTTGACTTTCCTTGACCTGAGCCATAATCACATTTTCCACTTGGACAGTGGATTTCTAAATGGTGCAAAGAGCCTTAAGATTCTTAGCCTTAGCTACAACAAACTGACTATCATCAATCAGTCCACCTTCCAACCGAGACCTGAAAATCAGATTCAGACTTTGTTTTTGCATAGAAACCCATTCCAATGTACCTGTGATTCATTAGATTTCATTGTGTGGATTGGAAACAGTGATGTAAAGATCCCCAGACTGACCACTGAGGTGACATGTAGCACACCAGCAAACCAAAAGCATCAAGCTCTGATATACTTTGATATTAACCAGTGTGTAAATGACAATCAGGCATTCTTGATCTACATTCTCACACAATCCTTCATTATCGTCTTTATGTTGGTGGCAACAGTTGCTCATTTATTCTACTGGGATGCTTCCTACGTCCTACATTATATGAAAGCTAAGCTGAAAGGATACAGGTCCTTGAACTCACCAGGTGGTGTTTATGATGTCTTTGTGACTTATGACACCAGAGATCCACATGTCTCTGAGTGGGTGATGAGGAATCTAAGAGTTAAACtggaagaggaaggagagaagcatcttcctctctgtctggaGGAAAGGGATTGGCCCCCAGGGGTCCCGCTGGTAGATAACCTCACCCAGAGCATCCGATACAGTCGCAAGACACTGTTTGTCTTAACAGAGGGTTATGTTAAGACTGGGGTTTTCAAGCTGGCGATGTATCTGGCCCACCAAAGACTGCTTGATGAAAATGTAGATGTGATCGTGCTGCTGATGCTGGAGCCCGTCCTGCAGCACTCTCACTTCCTGCGCCTGAGGAGGAGGTTGTGTGGGAAAAGTATTGTGGAGTGGCCGaggacagctgctgcagagccctgGTTTTGGCAAAACTTGAGGAATGTGGTCAGAGTAGACAATCAGGTGATATACAACAAGACTTATTCAAAGTACTTCACCAGCAACTGA
- the tlr7 gene encoding toll-like receptor 7 isoform X1, giving the protein MFFPLMCVALLGCCLTISTASISYPKTLPCDVREATDGSGVTVDCTERNLKDIPFGIPRDTTNLTLTINHIPNLNSTSFHGLENLTEIDMRCNCVPIKIGPKDRMCTASVTIEENTFTRLRNLRALYLDGNQLYSIPKGLPSSLILLSLEVNHIYYISKANLSGIRNVEMLYLSQNCYYRNPCNVSYDIEDGAFLQLNNLTLLCLKSNNLSFIPQQLPTSLKELYLYNNNIQEVTDEDFKNLTNLEILDISGNCPRCYNAPFPCNPCPNNSPLKISKTAFKMLTKLKTLRMHSNSLTCVPAEWFASTTELRVLDLSSNFLAREIGVTAFPQFLGKLEELDLSFNYELQRYPQTLRLSCSFSSLKSLRILRLKGFVFQQLIPESIAPLKPLTNLEVLDLGTNFIKMTNLSILMELKSFKIISLSDNKISSPSDGQDAVGFSGGEPLYWSPMSGAAEYQSKEVREIHYFRYDEYARSCKYKDKELGVVTSFVKNQCSAFGKTLDVSRNNIFFLHSRFLNLEELRCLNLSGNAMSQSLNGSEFTYLTNLKYLDFSSNRLDLLYSTAFQELKNLVILDISNNNHYFESEGLTHMLNFTRNLKNLKILLMNHNKISTSTNRELESQSLDRLEFRDNRLDMLWRDGDLRYVNYFKKLVNLTVLDISENNLNFIPKEVFSGLPDKLSELHIKDNKLTSFDWEKLQLLHSLKVLDLSGNSLTHVPPVLSNCTESLRKLILRKNQILKLTPDFLKDAYILKHLDLSFNHLQHIDASSFPDDVVDKMDMLLLHKNRFLCSCNATWFITWLNRTRVTIPRLATDVTCASPGAQRGHPVISVDLLACQHSYLSIILYTLMTSLVLSFLTLSISSHLFLWDVWYIYHFCRAKFKGYDRLYSQSSVYDAFVIYDKEDPEVSEWVMKEMCAHLEDRGDRRLTLCLEERDWIPGCPLIDNLSQSIHKSKRTVFILTGKYIKSGNFKTAFYMANQRLMDEKNDVIVLIFLEKVPCNSKYLKLRKRLYKRSVLEWPTNPQAQPYFWFSLRSVLATESHKQYNNLFKETL; this is encoded by the exons ATGTTCTTCCCCCTG ATGTGTGTGGCACTGCTGGGCTGCTGTCTCACCATTTCGACAGCAAGCATTTCTTACCCAAAAACTCTGCCATGTGATGTTAGGGAGGCCACCGACGGCAGTGGGGTGACGGTGGACTGCACTGAGCGAAACCTTAAAGATATCCCCTTTGGCATCCCCAGAGACACTACCAATCTGACACTCACCATCAACCACATTCCTAATTTAAACTCCACCTCCTTTCACGGTCTGGAGAACCTGACTGAGATTGACATGAGGTGCAACTGTGTGCCCATCAAAATCGGCCCCAAGGACCGCATGTGCACTGCGAGCGTAACAATAGAGGAAAATACCTTTACCAGGCTGAGGAATCTACGAGCGCTGTATCTAGATGGCAATCAGCTCTACAGTATACCAAAAGGCCTGCCTTCAAGCCTGATCCTGCTGAGTTTGGAAGTGAatcacatttattatatttctaaaGCAAACCTGTCTGGGATCAGAAATGTAGAGATGCTTTACCTCAGTCAAAACTGCTACTACCGTAACCCATGTAATGTTTCCTATGATATAGAGGATGGTGCATTTTTACAGCTTAACAATTTAACATTGTTATGTCTTAAGTCAAATAACTTATCCTTTATTCCACAACAACTACCCACAAGCCTGAAGGAGTTGTATCTCTACAACAATAACATTCAAGAAGTCACCGATGAGGATTTCAAAAACCTAACTAACCTTGAGATTCTAGATATTAGCGGAAACTGTCCTCGATGTTACAATGCTCCTTTCCCATGCAACCCGTGCCCAAATAACTCACCTCTTAAAATTAGCAAgactgcttttaaaatgttgacaaaACTGAAGACGCTTCGTATGCACAGTAACTCTCTAACATGTGTGCCAGCTGAGTGGTTTGCTAGCACGACAGAGCTGAGAGTGCTTGACCTCTCATCAAACTTTTTAGCAAGAGAGATAGGAGTCACCGCCTTCCCACAGTTTCTGGGAAAACTGGAAGAACTGGACCTTTCATTTAACTATGAGCTTCAGAGGTACCCTCAAACACTGAGACTGAGCTGCAGTTTCTCCTCCCTCAAATCCCTTAGGATTCTCAGACTAAAGGgctttgtgtttcagcagctaATTCCAGAGAGCATTGCTCCTTTAAAACCCCTCACAAACTTGGAGGTTTTAGATCTGGGTACGAACttcattaaaatgacaaacctCAGTATTCTGATGGaattaaaaagctttaaaataatCAGTCTGTCTGACAACAAAATATCTTCCCCTTCTGACGGCCAAGATGCTGTTGGTTTTTCTGGGGGAGAGCCGTTGTACTGGTCTCCCATGTCGGGTGCTGCTGAGTACCAAAGTAAGGAAGTGAGAGAGATTCATTACTTCAGATATGATGAATATGCACGCAGCTGCAAATACAAAGATAAAGAACTTGGAGTTGTTACATCCTTTGTCAAAAACCAATGCAGTGCGTTTGGCAAAACCCTGGATGTgagcagaaacaacattttcttcTTGCATTCAAGATTTTTAAATCTTGAAGAGCTAAGGTGCCTCAATCTGTCTGGGAATGCAATGAGCCAAAGTCTGAATGGCTCTGAATTTACCTATCTGACTAATTTAAAATATCTGGACTTCTCCTCAAATCGCCTGGACTTGCTCTACTCCACTGCATTTCAAGAGCTGAAAAATCTGGTCATCTTAGATATAAGTaacaacaaccattattttgagTCCGAGGGTTTGACTCACATGTTGAATTTCACTAGAAATCTGAAAAATCTCAAAATATTGCTGATGAATCACAACAAGATCTCTACTTCCACTAACAGAGAGCTGGAGAGTCAATCTCTAGACAGGTTAGAGTTCAGAGATAACCGGTTAGATATGTTGTGGAGAGATGGGGATCTCAGATATGTCAATTATTTCAAGAAATTAGTTAATCTGACTGTCCTCGACATCTCTGAAAACAACCTCAATTTCATTCCAAAGGAAGTGTTCAGCGGTCTGCCAGACAAACTGTCTGAGCTCCATATCAAAGACAACAAACTAACAAGCTTTGATTGGGAGAAATTACAACTTCTACATTCTTTGAAAGTCTTAGATCTCAGTGGAAACAGCTTAACTCATGTTCCACCCGTGCTGTCAAACTGTACCGAATCTCTCAGAAAGCTCATTTTACGTAAGAACCAAATCCTAAAACTCACGCCAGATTTCCTCAAGGAtgcctacattttaaaacatctggatcTCAGTTTTAACCACTTACAGCACATCGACGCATCTAGCTTTCCAGACGATGTTGTTGATAAGATGGACATGCTGCTTTTGCACAAAAACAGATTCCTCTGCTCTTGCAACGCCACATGGTTTATCACATGGCTCAACAGGACCAGAGTGACCATCCCCAGGCTGGCCACAGATGTCACCTGTGCTTCTCCGGGGGCACAAAGAGGTCATCCTGTGATCTCAGTGGACTTGCTGGCCTGCCAGCACAGCTACCTGTCAATCATCCTTTACACCCTCATGACCTCCCTCGTCCTCAGCTTCCTCACCCTGTCCATCTCCAGCCATCTTTTCCTGTGGGACGTCTGGTACATCTATCACTTCTGCAGGGCCAAGTTCAAAGGCTATGACCGCCTGTACTCCCAAAGTTCTGTCTATGATGCCTTTGTGATATATGACAAGGAGGATCCTGAGGTGTCAGAGTGGGTGATGAAGGAAATGTGCGCTCATCTGGAGGACCGCGGAGACCGACGCCTGACACTGTGTCTGGAGGAACGGGACTGGATCCCTGGATGTCCCCTGATCGACAACCTCTCGCAGAGCATCCATAAGAGCAAGAGGACAGTGTTTATTCTCACTGgcaaatatattaaaagtggCAACTTCAAGACAGCTTTCTACATGGCCAACCAAAGGCTAATGGATGAAAAAAATGACGTTATTGTGCTAATCTTCCTGGAGAAAGTACCTTGCAATTCAAAGTACCTGAAATTAAGGAAGAGACTTTACAAGCGGTCTGTGCTGGAGTGGCCAACAAACCCTCAAGCCCAACCGTACTTCTGGTTCAGCCTGAGAAGTGTATTAGCAACGGAAAGTCACAAACAATACAACAATCTCTTCAAAGAGACATTGTAA
- the tmsb4x gene encoding thymosin beta-4, with protein sequence MADKPDITEVTTFDKTKLKKTETQEKNTLPTKETIEQEKTES encoded by the exons ATGGCTGACAAACCTGACATCACAGAAGTCACAACCTTTGACAAGACCAAGCTGAAGAAGACTGAGACTCAGGAGAAAAACACACTGCCAACTAAAGAAA CCATTGAACAGGAGAAGACTGAGTCATAA
- the tlr7 gene encoding toll-like receptor 8 isoform X3: MTAICWMHLLLFLLCCHNDIQPAVCKPVWMSRQFPCDVTAYNTSKVLFDCKGRHLHKVPYGITDNATELNLSENFIKNISDNSFSNLLNLTRLNLSWANKNKALIIAANAFRNLTKLHELRLSGNCLTEIPGNLPPSVEILELHNNKILVLDNSSLAGLTNVTHLWLSRNCYMWNPCGKSVMIMDESFAALTKLQALDLSFNNLTQVPKGLPKSLCFLKLGSNKIQYISEDDFLGLQNLKVLKIQGNCPRCQNAPYPCVPCQNSSLSIHPNAFHSLTQLESLNLGGNSLELLNPSWFQRLNKLKELFLSFNFLLKAITEEATFLRYLPRLERIDISFNFALKSYPTTLNLSGEFANLVSLRTLHMEGLVFQNIGPGTLRPLYGLKNLSALNLGTNFIIYSDSNIFSNFSHLKMIYLAENRLYPIPVKSPPHPSGGYNQGMDFSISPLIKPHPKDFAYEITHSLIKQECFDSGRVLILSSNNLFFISPQQFEGYGNISCLNLSGNGFSAALNGTEFSLLPNLTYLDLSFNKIDLAYDNAFNELKKLQVLDLSYNCHYFKAFGITHNLNFTQNLPALRVLNMSYNSISTLTTKQMYSKSLTELQFKNNYLGTLWKERDGSYKTLFTNLTNLTILDISHNSIAKIPEEVYEYLPRNLTILRISHNSLTDFKWDKLKCFNQLQILDLSFNSLTNVTGINSNVTHSLTFLDLSHNHIFHLDSGFLNGAKSLKILSLSYNKLTIINQSTFQPRPENQIQTLFLHRNPFQCTCDSLDFIVWIGNSDVKIPRLTTEVTCSTPANQKHQALIYFDINQCVNDNQAFLIYILTQSFIIVFMLVATVAHLFYWDASYVLHYMKAKLKGYRSLNSPGGVYDVFVTYDTRDPHVSEWVMRNLRVKLEEEGEKHLPLCLEERDWPPGVPLVDNLTQSIRYSRKTLFVLTEGYVKTGVFKLAMYLAHQRLLDENVDVIVLLMLEPVLQHSHFLRLRRRLCGKSIVEWPRTAAAEPWFWQNLRNVVRVDNQVIYNKTYSKYFTSN; the protein is encoded by the exons ATG ACCGCCATATGTTGGAtgcatttgctgcttttccttctgTGTTGCCATAATGACATCCAGCCTGCTGTGTGTAAACCTGTGTGGATGTCACGGCAGTTCCCTTGTGATGTCACAGCCTACAATACCTCTAAGGTGCTATTTGACTGTAAAGGGCGCCATCTGCACAAAGTACCTTATGGGATAACTGACAATGCAACTGAGCTCAACTTATCAGAAAATTTCATTAAGAATATTTCAGACAATTCATTTTCCAACCTCCTGAATCTGACTCGACTCAATCTGAGCTGGGCAAACAAGAACAAGGCACTGATCATTGCTGCGAATGCTTTCAGAAATCTGACAAAACTGCACGAACTAAGACTGTCTGGCAATTGTCTGACTGAAATTCCCGGCAATCTGCCTCCCAGTGTGGAAATCCTTGAGCTACACAATAACAAGATTTTGGTCCTGGATAACAGCAGCCTGGCTGGCTTAACAAACGTGACACATTTATGGTTATCCAGAAACTGCTACATGTGGAATCCTTGTGGGAAATCTGTTATGATTATGGACGAGAGTTTTGCAGCTTTGACCAAACTGCAGGCTCTGGACTTGTCCTTTAACAACTTAACTCAAGTTCCCAAAGGGTTACCTAAATCATTATGCTTTTTAAAACTGGGTTCcaacaaaatacaatacatatCTGAAGATGATTTCCTGGGGCTACAAAATCTAAAAGTCCTAAAAATACAAGGGAACTGTCCAAGATGTCAAAATGCTCCATATCCCTGTGTTCCTTGCCAAAACAGTTCTCTCAGCATCCATCCCAATGCATTTCACAGTCTAACACAGCTCGAGTCACTGAACCTGGGAGGAAACTCATTGGAGCTACTAAATCCCTCGTGGTTTCAGAGGCTTAACAAGCTGAAAGAGTTGTTCCTGTCATTTAATTTCTTATTAAAAGCAATTACTGAGGAGGCAACATTTCTAAGATACCTTCCCAGGCTAGAAAGAATTGATATCTCTTTCAATTTTGCTCTCAAGTCATATCCTACAACATTAAATCTTTCAGGAGAGTTTGCAAATCTTGTGTCACTTAGAACTTTGCATATGGAAGGTTTGGTCTTCCAGAATATTGGACCAGGCACACTCAGACCTCTGTATGGGCTCAAAAATCTGTCTGCATTGAATTTAGGGACTAACTTCATAATTTACTCTGATTCCAACATATTCAGCAATTTCTCCCACCTGAAAATGATATACCTAGCAGAAAACAGGCTCTATCCCATTCCAGTGAAAAGTCCCCCACATCCAAGTGGGGGATACAATCAGGGGATGGACTTTTCTATTTCACCGCTCATAAAACCTCATCCAAAAGATTTTGCTTATGAGATAACACACAGCCTTATCAAGCAAGAGTGCTTTGACTCTGGACGAGTGCTAATCCTTAGCTCAAATAATCTGTTCTTCATTTCTCCACAGCAATTTGAGGGTTATGGAAATATTTCATGTCTCAACCTCTCAGGAAATGGATTTTCAGCTGCGCTTAATGGAACAGAGTTCTCCTTGCTGCCTAATCTGACATACCTGGATCTGTCATTCAATAAGATTGATCTGGCCTATGACAACGCCTTCAATGAACTAAAGAAACTACAAGTACTAGACCTTAGTTACAACTGCCACTACTTTAAAGCGTTTGGGATAACGCATAATTTGAATTTTACCCAAAATCTGCCTGCCCTGAGAGTGCTGAACATGAGTTATAACTCCATTTCCACATTAACGACAAAACAGATGTACAGCAAATCATTAACCGAACTTCAGTTTAAGAATAATTATCTTGGGACTCTTTGGAAAGAAAGAGATGGCTCGTACAAGACCCTTTTTACTAATCTAACTAATTTGACAATTTTAGATATATCCCACAACAGCATTGCAAAGATTCCAGAGGAGGTTTATGAATATTTGCCGCGCAACCTCACCATACTACGCATAAGTCACAACTCACTTACGGATTTTAAATGGGACAAACTAAAGTGTTtcaatcaacttcaaattttggACCTAAGCTTTAATTCTTTAACTAATGTGACAGGTATAAACTCAAATGTCACCCACAGTTTGACTTTCCTTGACCTGAGCCATAATCACATTTTCCACTTGGACAGTGGATTTCTAAATGGTGCAAAGAGCCTTAAGATTCTTAGCCTTAGCTACAACAAACTGACTATCATCAATCAGTCCACCTTCCAACCGAGACCTGAAAATCAGATTCAGACTTTGTTTTTGCATAGAAACCCATTCCAATGTACCTGTGATTCATTAGATTTCATTGTGTGGATTGGAAACAGTGATGTAAAGATCCCCAGACTGACCACTGAGGTGACATGTAGCACACCAGCAAACCAAAAGCATCAAGCTCTGATATACTTTGATATTAACCAGTGTGTAAATGACAATCAGGCATTCTTGATCTACATTCTCACACAATCCTTCATTATCGTCTTTATGTTGGTGGCAACAGTTGCTCATTTATTCTACTGGGATGCTTCCTACGTCCTACATTATATGAAAGCTAAGCTGAAAGGATACAGGTCCTTGAACTCACCAGGTGGTGTTTATGATGTCTTTGTGACTTATGACACCAGAGATCCACATGTCTCTGAGTGGGTGATGAGGAATCTAAGAGTTAAACtggaagaggaaggagagaagcatcttcctctctgtctggaGGAAAGGGATTGGCCCCCAGGGGTCCCGCTGGTAGATAACCTCACCCAGAGCATCCGATACAGTCGCAAGACACTGTTTGTCTTAACAGAGGGTTATGTTAAGACTGGGGTTTTCAAGCTGGCGATGTATCTGGCCCACCAAAGACTGCTTGATGAAAATGTAGATGTGATCGTGCTGCTGATGCTGGAGCCCGTCCTGCAGCACTCTCACTTCCTGCGCCTGAGGAGGAGGTTGTGTGGGAAAAGTATTGTGGAGTGGCCGaggacagctgctgcagagccctgGTTTTGGCAAAACTTGAGGAATGTGGTCAGAGTAGACAATCAGGTGATATACAACAAGACTTATTCAAAGTACTTCACCAGCAACTGA